From Homo sapiens chromosome 14 genomic patch of type FIX, GRCh38.p14 PATCHES HG2526_HG2573_PATCH, one genomic window encodes:
- the OR11H4 gene encoding olfactory receptor 11H4: protein MNRSATHIVTEFILLGFPGCWKIQIFLFSLFLVIYVLTLLGNGAIIYAVRCNPLLHTPMYFLLGNFAFLEIWYVSSTIPNMLVNILSKTKAISFSGCFLQFYFFFSLGTTECLFLAVMAYDRYLAICHPLQYPAIMTVRFCGKLVSFCWLIGFLGYPIPIFYISQLPFCGPNIIDHFLCDMDPLMALSCAPAPITECIFYTQSSLVLFFTSMYILRSYILLLTAVFQVPSAAGRRKAFSTCGSHLVVVSLFYGTVMVMYVSPTYGIPTLLQKILTLVYSVTTPLFNPLIYTLRNKDMKLALRNVLFGMRIRQNS, encoded by the coding sequence ATGAACAGGTCAGCAACACACATCGTGACAGAGTTTATTCTCCTGGGATTCCCTGGTTGCTGGAAGATTCAGATTTTCCTCTTCTCATTGTTTTTGGTGATTTATGTCTTGACCTTGCTGGGAAATGGAGCCATCATCTATGCAGTGAGATGCAACCCACTACTACACACCCCCATGTACTTTCTGCTGGGAAATTTTGCCTTCCTTGAGATCTGGTATGTGTCCTCCACTATTCCTAACATGCTAGTCAACATTCTCTCCAAGACCAAGGCCATCTCATTTTCTGGGTGCTTCCTCcagttctatttcttcttttcactgGGAACAACTGAATGTCTCTTTCTGGCAGTAATGGCTTATGATCGATACCTGGCCATCTGCCACCCACTGCAGTACCCTGCCATCATGACTGTAAGGTTCTGTGGTAAGCTGGTGTCTTTCTGTTGGCTTATTGGATTCCTTGGATACCCAATTCCCATTTTCTACATCTCCCAACTCCCCTTCTGTGGTCCTAATATCATTGATCACTTCCTGTGTGACATGGACCCATTGATGGCTCTATCCTGTGCCCCAGCTCCCATAACTGAATGTATTTTCTATACTCAGAGCTCCCTTGTCCTCTTTTTCACTAGTATGTACATTCTTCGATCCTATATCCTGTTACTAACAGCTGTTTTTCAGGTCCCTTCTGCAGCTGGTCGGAGAAAAGCCTTCTCTACCTGTGGTTCTCATTTGGTTGTGGTATCTCTTTTCTATGGGACAGTCATGGTAATGTATGTAAGTCCTACATATGGGATCCCAACTTTATTGCAGAAGATCCTCACACTGGTATATTCAGTAACGACTCCTCTTTTTAATCCTCTGATCTATACTCTTCGTAATAAGGACATGAAACTCGCTCTGAGAAATGTCCTGTTTGGAATGAGAATTCGTCAAAATTCGTGA